From Candidatus Binatia bacterium, one genomic window encodes:
- a CDS encoding TIGR01777 family oxidoreductase: MKVLISGASGLMGRNLVRSLTEAGHEVLRLVRAADSVGIPWDPRGGELDRSPLEGFDAVVHLAGESIAEGRWTVEKKKRIRDSRIEGTNLLARSLSELDQPPKVLVCASAVGFYGDRGEEILDESAPPGVGFLAEVCREWEAAADPAREKGIRVVHLRFGVVLSGEGGALAKMLLPFRLGLGGILGDGSQYMSWIALDDAVGIVLHAISHEDLRGAVNAVSPNPVTNREYTKTLGGVLRRPTVIPLPSFGARLAFGEMADELLLASVRVSPKRLLETGYDFRFAELEEALVQTTA; this comes from the coding sequence ATGAAGGTGCTGATCTCCGGGGCGAGCGGTCTGATGGGTAGGAACTTGGTCCGGTCCCTGACCGAAGCTGGGCACGAGGTCCTGCGGCTGGTGCGTGCGGCCGATTCCGTAGGCATCCCATGGGACCCCCGGGGTGGCGAGTTGGACCGCTCGCCGCTCGAAGGCTTCGATGCCGTGGTCCACCTGGCCGGGGAGAGCATCGCCGAGGGGCGGTGGACGGTGGAGAAGAAGAAGCGGATTCGCGACAGCCGGATCGAGGGGACCAACCTGCTCGCACGCTCACTATCGGAGCTCGACCAGCCGCCAAAGGTACTCGTGTGCGCCTCGGCGGTCGGCTTCTATGGCGATCGTGGCGAGGAGATCCTCGACGAAAGTGCGCCCCCGGGGGTGGGCTTCCTCGCAGAGGTTTGCCGTGAATGGGAGGCCGCCGCGGATCCGGCGCGCGAAAAGGGAATACGTGTCGTTCACCTGCGTTTCGGCGTCGTCTTGAGCGGAGAGGGGGGAGCGCTCGCGAAGATGTTATTGCCCTTTCGTCTCGGACTCGGAGGGATCCTCGGCGACGGGTCGCAATATATGAGCTGGATTGCCCTCGACGATGCCGTCGGAATCGTCCTCCACGCGATTTCCCATGAGGACCTGCGGGGCGCGGTCAATGCGGTTTCCCCGAACCCGGTCACGAACCGCGAATACACGAAGACGCTGGGAGGGGTGCTGAGGCGCCCGACGGTCATCCCCTTGCCATCTTTCGGCGCGCGACTGGCTTTCGGCGAGATGGCCGATGAGCTCTTGCTCGCAAGCGTGCGTGTGAGCCCAAAGAGACTCCTCGAGACGGGGTACGACTTCCGGTTCGCCGAGTTGGAAGAAGCCCTGGTTCAGACGACCGCATGA
- a CDS encoding DUF427 domain-containing protein, with product MTERHIENGRPTESVWDYPRPPRSEPSSLRIQVRFGDREIADSTLAHRVLETSHPPVFYIPPADVLTGCLHRVSRRSFCEWKGSAIYYDVVVGDRREEAAAWSYPTPTDRFELIRDYIAFYPSRMDECLVDGEIIQAQPGDFYGGWITSEIRGPFKGSLGTDGW from the coding sequence GTGACCGAGCGGCACATCGAGAATGGGCGTCCGACGGAGTCGGTCTGGGATTACCCCAGGCCCCCTCGATCCGAGCCGAGCTCTCTGCGGATCCAGGTCCGCTTCGGAGATCGTGAGATCGCGGACAGCACGCTCGCTCATCGCGTTCTCGAGACGAGTCATCCGCCCGTGTTCTACATTCCTCCCGCCGATGTGCTCACTGGTTGTCTCCACCGAGTCTCTCGGCGGTCCTTCTGTGAGTGGAAAGGCTCGGCGATCTACTACGACGTCGTCGTCGGAGACCGGAGGGAGGAAGCAGCGGCGTGGAGCTATCCTACACCGACGGACCGTTTCGAGCTGATCCGCGACTACATTGCTTTCTATCCGTCGCGAATGGACGAGTGCTTGGTCGACGGTGAGATCATCCAAGCACAGCCTGGAGACTTCTACGGCGGATGGATCACGAGCGAGATTCGGGGGCCGTTCAAAGGTAGCCTCGGGACGGACGGCTGGTGA
- a CDS encoding lipocalin family protein: MNLDLNDIRTMLATVLMGALGCTGIPEGLEPVRDFDSTRYLGTWYEVARLDHPFERGLEDVSARYTVKDDGGIRVVNRGYDESAQEWREAVGKAYSQGDPTVASLEVSFFGPFYGGYHVISLDEDYRDAIVTGPDRSYLWFLSRERSLPRERLDELLSVAREAGFDVASLIWVDQSRRDPALKGEK; the protein is encoded by the coding sequence ATGAATCTTGATCTCAATGACATCCGAACGATGCTCGCCACGGTACTCATGGGAGCCCTCGGGTGCACGGGCATTCCGGAAGGGCTCGAGCCGGTGCGAGACTTCGATTCCACACGCTACCTCGGTACCTGGTACGAGGTCGCACGCCTCGACCACCCGTTCGAGCGAGGCCTCGAGGACGTGTCGGCGCGTTACACCGTGAAGGACGATGGGGGCATCCGCGTCGTGAACCGGGGGTATGACGAATCTGCGCAAGAGTGGCGCGAGGCCGTAGGCAAAGCCTACTCGCAGGGAGATCCCACGGTGGCCAGTCTCGAGGTGAGCTTCTTCGGCCCGTTTTACGGCGGTTATCACGTGATCTCGCTAGATGAGGATTACCGCGACGCCATTGTCACGGGACCGGATCGCTCCTACCTCTGGTTCCTCTCCCGCGAGCGGTCGTTGCCCCGGGAACGCCTGGACGAGCTTCTATCCGTTGCCCGCGAGGCAGGCTTCGATGTCGCGTCGCTGATCTGGGTCGATCAGAGTCGCAGAGACCCTGCGTTGAAAGGCGAGAAGTGA
- a CDS encoding AarF/ABC1/UbiB kinase family protein, with amino-acid sequence MERFFRMGVAAGGMVASAAFDGARRLASGEVPELPDLLFTPTNAAALASRLSHMRGAAMKLGQLLSLEGGAFLPPALSEALAMLGASADTMTPGQLRRVLEREYGRGWRENFSWFDERPIASASIGQVHRAQACDGRPLAIKVQFPGVAESIRGDVDNLAILVRLSGLVPAKFDLGPLLDEVRQQLLAETDYVKEAASLDRYRGLVRDEEHVKLPAPHVDLTTRRVLAMDFLSAAPISSLWEESHTQELRDRIGTLAQRLVLREIFEFRFMQSDPNFANFQVDPHARDLVLLDFGSMIEISEELSSRYRQLIAATVENCSASVQDLIVEFGWVGPEDEPQQVEKLVEFLLLATEPLRSNGPYDYGASDLAARAQNVGMELAFAEGMRRPPPPELVFINRKLAGTFLLCAQLGARVDTAAIAMTALEGPPTALREPPGEEGRQECGA; translated from the coding sequence ATGGAGCGCTTCTTTCGCATGGGAGTCGCCGCGGGCGGGATGGTTGCATCCGCCGCCTTCGACGGAGCCCGACGCCTAGCCAGTGGCGAGGTGCCCGAGCTTCCGGACTTGCTCTTCACTCCCACCAACGCTGCAGCCCTGGCGAGCCGTCTCTCGCACATGCGCGGAGCCGCCATGAAGCTCGGACAGCTTCTCTCCCTCGAGGGGGGCGCATTCCTTCCCCCGGCACTGTCCGAGGCGCTGGCGATGCTCGGTGCCTCTGCCGACACGATGACCCCGGGGCAGCTTCGTCGGGTTCTCGAACGCGAATATGGTCGCGGATGGCGAGAGAATTTCTCATGGTTCGACGAGAGACCCATCGCCTCTGCTTCGATCGGACAGGTCCATCGCGCGCAGGCGTGTGACGGTCGCCCGCTCGCGATCAAGGTTCAGTTCCCGGGGGTCGCCGAGAGCATCCGCGGAGACGTCGACAACCTGGCGATCCTGGTGCGGCTATCGGGCCTCGTACCGGCGAAGTTCGACCTGGGTCCTCTTCTGGACGAGGTTCGCCAGCAGCTCCTTGCCGAGACAGACTACGTCAAGGAAGCGGCGAGTCTCGATCGCTATCGGGGGCTCGTCCGCGATGAGGAGCACGTGAAGCTCCCCGCCCCACACGTCGACCTGACCACTCGCCGCGTCCTGGCCATGGACTTCCTCTCGGCTGCCCCCATCTCCTCACTCTGGGAAGAGAGCCACACCCAAGAGCTGCGAGACCGGATCGGAACCCTCGCACAGCGCCTCGTCCTCCGCGAAATCTTCGAGTTCCGCTTCATGCAGTCCGATCCGAATTTCGCGAACTTCCAGGTGGACCCGCACGCCCGCGATCTGGTCCTTCTCGATTTCGGCTCGATGATCGAGATCTCCGAAGAGCTCTCCTCGCGCTATCGCCAGCTCATCGCTGCCACCGTCGAGAACTGTTCGGCGAGTGTTCAGGACCTAATTGTCGAGTTCGGTTGGGTGGGGCCGGAAGACGAGCCGCAACAGGTCGAAAAGCTGGTCGAGTTCCTCCTGCTCGCGACGGAGCCGCTTCGATCCAACGGTCCCTACGACTACGGCGCTTCGGATCTGGCCGCGCGAGCGCAGAACGTTGGAATGGAACTCGCGTTCGCGGAGGGCATGCGTCGCCCTCCGCCCCCCGAGCTGGTGTTCATCAATCGGAAGCTGGCCGGGACATTTCTTCTCTGCGCACAACTCGGGGCTCGGGTCGACACGGCCGCCATCGCCATGACGGCGCTCGAGGGCCCACCGACCGCGTTGCGCGAGCCTCCCGGTGAAGAGGGACGTCAGGAATGCGGAGCGTAG